From Paenibacillus sp. V4I7, one genomic window encodes:
- a CDS encoding response regulator, which translates to MYNLLVVDDELYAVKGITQGIDWSQMDISEVFEAFNAEEAKERFALSAVDIVICDIEMPSCNGLELLEWIKENYPQTETIFVTGHADFSYARRAIHLGSFDYLLKPVNYEELKAVVSRVIQKLMIDRTYKKYSSLFESHKPLMEERFWQEFFANRISPSETQLEQLITKYQLNISSQCSILPILISVELWQKELTVREEEILEYALRNAASELIVKGDQGCVIQDRRGHNIVILYEKHGESMDMEELTRRCESYLSACNQYFYCHLSCYVGTVSKFPNLHKTYVSLLEMERSNVTQSNKVLAQFNQWSQRIVTLGKDILQVEDREQASVIQKIYDYIDEHLQDELSREQIAEYVHFNSAYLSRLFRKETNTSLTDYILEKRMNKAKLLLISTNIKISDVSSLVGYGDIPHFTKMFKRYVGLTPQEFRKSKS; encoded by the coding sequence ATGTATAACTTGTTGGTTGTGGATGATGAGTTATATGCCGTCAAAGGTATCACTCAAGGCATTGATTGGTCGCAGATGGACATATCAGAAGTATTTGAGGCATTCAATGCGGAGGAGGCCAAAGAGCGGTTTGCTTTATCCGCAGTAGATATCGTAATTTGTGACATAGAAATGCCTTCATGTAATGGCTTAGAACTATTAGAATGGATAAAAGAAAATTATCCCCAAACAGAAACGATTTTTGTCACAGGTCATGCTGACTTTAGTTATGCACGCAGAGCGATTCACCTAGGCAGTTTTGATTATTTGTTGAAGCCTGTTAATTATGAAGAATTAAAGGCTGTTGTTAGCCGTGTCATACAAAAACTTATGATAGATCGAACTTACAAAAAATACTCTTCATTGTTTGAATCCCATAAACCTCTTATGGAGGAAAGATTTTGGCAGGAATTTTTTGCGAATCGAATATCCCCTTCGGAAACGCAATTAGAACAGCTTATTACAAAATATCAATTGAATATTTCATCCCAATGTTCAATACTGCCTATTTTAATAAGTGTAGAATTGTGGCAAAAGGAGTTGACAGTTCGTGAAGAAGAAATACTGGAATATGCGCTGCGAAATGCAGCTTCGGAATTAATTGTAAAAGGAGATCAGGGCTGCGTCATTCAAGATCGAAGAGGACATAATATCGTTATACTTTATGAAAAACATGGCGAGAGTATGGATATGGAGGAACTTACACGTCGGTGTGAAAGCTACTTATCGGCTTGCAATCAATACTTTTATTGTCATTTGTCCTGCTATGTCGGCACAGTCTCAAAGTTCCCTAATCTGCACAAAACGTATGTATCACTTTTGGAAATGGAACGCAGCAATGTTACCCAATCCAACAAAGTGTTAGCGCAATTTAATCAGTGGTCTCAACGCATTGTCACACTAGGAAAAGACATCCTACAAGTAGAGGATAGAGAACAAGCTTCCGTCATCCAAAAAATATACGATTATATAGATGAGCATTTGCAGGATGAACTTAGTAGAGAGCAAATTGCAGAATATGTACACTTTAATTCAGCGTATTTATCTCGGTTGTTTCGAAAAGAAACAAACACTTCGTTAACGGACTACATTCTGGAGAAAAGAATGAACAAAGCAAAGTTACTTTTGATCTCCACAAATATTAAAATAAGTGACGTTTCCTCTTTGGTTGGCTATGGTGATATCCCTCATTTTACTAAAATGTTTAAAAGATATGTCGGATTAACTCCACAGGAATTTCGAAAGAGTAAATCTTAA
- a CDS encoding histidine kinase, protein MRNSLRFKFITGFLIIIIPLVFFLLFNNLYAINVVREQVSTTNSNLLAQHVKQINQIFAETNTYLYDLWDNEIDINQLNDLTFGTDEYLLTKKRIVNRFQTNLNYFFLLDTIFLFNDRTQDVTFVTKKDYYFQQRLITESVPIEITDQKNMDSPVWQLIQFENRTVLMKTTRLTNNLIAGAIVNTDSLVASLQFLDMGTTGGAVILSKNGDVASHTTLGASELKEAVEAVPRLNNTYQIVTDPKDNNKYLLISVFSEIANINYTVMIPEGTMLKHLPFFQIAVYFIPLCGILILLFYLYFLRSVLLKPMNTLMLGMKRIMRGDLNIRLNEDHSSEFSFLIGTFNNMVTEISKLKINVYEEKIRTQEAEFGLLQVQIRPHFYLNSLNIIYSLAAIKEYALIQKMTQHLAEYFRFITQTKQGTVTLEAEIRHTQNYLEIQKLRFPNQLVYEIELPDQYRKCDILPLTIQTFVENSIIHGFADRRELFTVQIIVTADEQMPDDFLWIEVSDSGVGFSETLLKNLKEVSYEDELFAEGHLGIQNVIKRQRIRYKGKAKLLFNNGKVRGAEVKLGIPMSYSVSEEDEDV, encoded by the coding sequence ATGAGAAATTCCTTGCGTTTCAAATTCATTACTGGCTTTCTAATCATTATTATTCCGCTTGTTTTTTTTCTATTATTTAATAATTTGTATGCAATAAATGTCGTACGAGAGCAAGTCTCCACAACAAATAGCAACTTACTTGCGCAGCATGTAAAGCAAATCAATCAGATATTTGCTGAAACTAACACCTATCTGTATGATTTATGGGATAACGAAATTGACATTAATCAGCTAAATGATCTCACATTTGGTACGGACGAGTATTTGCTAACTAAAAAAAGAATAGTCAATCGCTTTCAAACGAACCTCAATTATTTTTTTCTGCTGGATACCATATTTCTTTTTAATGACCGGACACAGGATGTGACCTTTGTAACTAAAAAGGATTATTATTTTCAGCAGCGGCTAATTACGGAATCAGTTCCAATAGAAATAACTGATCAGAAAAACATGGACTCGCCGGTATGGCAGTTAATTCAATTTGAAAATCGAACAGTCTTGATGAAAACTACGCGCCTGACGAACAATCTCATTGCGGGGGCAATCGTAAATACAGACAGCTTGGTCGCTTCGTTACAGTTTTTGGATATGGGGACAACCGGCGGTGCAGTCATACTTTCCAAAAATGGGGATGTCGCATCACATACGACGCTTGGAGCTTCGGAACTAAAGGAAGCCGTTGAAGCAGTACCTCGTCTTAATAATACGTACCAAATTGTAACTGATCCGAAGGATAATAATAAATATTTGTTGATTAGTGTTTTTTCTGAAATTGCAAACATTAATTACACCGTAATGATTCCCGAAGGGACTATGCTGAAACATCTTCCATTCTTTCAGATAGCGGTATATTTTATCCCTTTGTGTGGGATATTGATTCTGCTTTTTTACTTATACTTTCTGCGAAGTGTCTTATTGAAGCCAATGAATACATTGATGCTTGGGATGAAACGTATTATGCGAGGTGATTTAAACATTCGATTGAATGAAGATCACTCGAGTGAATTTTCTTTTTTGATAGGCACGTTTAACAATATGGTTACAGAGATTTCAAAGTTGAAAATAAATGTTTATGAGGAGAAAATTCGTACGCAGGAGGCTGAATTTGGACTTCTGCAAGTGCAAATCCGACCGCATTTTTATTTAAATTCATTGAATATTATTTATAGTTTAGCAGCTATTAAGGAATATGCTTTGATCCAAAAAATGACACAGCATTTGGCAGAATACTTTCGTTTTATTACGCAGACTAAACAAGGGACCGTGACACTAGAAGCTGAAATCAGACACACTCAAAATTATTTGGAGATCCAAAAGCTGCGGTTTCCTAACCAACTCGTTTATGAGATTGAACTGCCGGATCAATATCGGAAATGTGATATCCTACCTTTAACGATTCAAACATTTGTTGAAAATAGCATCATCCATGGATTTGCGGATCGAAGAGAACTCTTTACGGTTCAAATCATCGTGACAGCAGATGAACAAATGCCGGATGATTTCTTATGGATAGAAGTCAGTGATAGCGGAGTGGGATTTTCTGAGACTTTATTGAAAAATTTGAAAGAAGTCAGTTACGAAGATGAGTTATTTGCAGAAGGCCATCTAGGTATTCAAAATGTAATAAAAAGGCAGCGTATCAGATATAAAGGAAAAGCAAAATTGTTGTTTAACAATGGTAAAGTTAGAGGCGCTGAAGTTAAATTAGGTATTCCGATGAGTTATTCTGTAAGCGAGGAGGATGAAGATGTATAA